The following are from one region of the Paenibacillus bovis genome:
- a CDS encoding CotH kinase family protein — MSNKRVSRLHFFREANTDHRQNGGRSLMRLLLPALLLPLALTGCSVPKGLLPWDVNPATSVQQEAYSSDTLSDNHSLYEDKSRTGITDIYITIMHQNLDRNHPLSWEQLSEVSQPDDENNRSLDAIFQEGNAQGPVHGMFGYSDYQSNSSISLRGSDSLRSAQKSYKIKLNGQAGAWRDQSTINLIKSVNDLTRFRNRLSFDYMTRLPDMVSMQTSFVRLHVKDLTQEKDFSTDFVDYGLYTQIEQPNKKFLRTHGLDSSGGLYKAKNFKFDRHAEALKLEDDPSFDKDQFQDILQVKGSKDHQKLLQMLDDMNASSPDQFDSVFDRYFDQNNFLSWMAVNILMDNDSTSSENYLLYSPTESRKWFFIPWDYDSAWGKGQLSGTAINQRAPWQHGIASYWDNQLVRRYFQNPDHVRLLTAKIDEFRKIITPAQTAQMIAGYRQIADPAVLQSSDPGYLPGSISDREQELKQLPAWSESSNTLYRESLERPMPFRLLEPQVQQDQLTFNWEPSYDLQGEALSYHILVSRTPDMTAPLLDQQVGSETTASMENLSSGQYFWTVTVENTSGHTMTPYDQYTDIDNIAHFGVKSLYIP, encoded by the coding sequence ATGTCAAATAAGCGAGTCTCCCGTCTGCACTTCTTCCGTGAGGCTAATACAGACCATCGTCAGAACGGCGGACGCTCGCTGATGCGTCTGCTGTTACCTGCTCTACTGCTGCCTCTAGCGCTCACTGGATGCAGTGTTCCCAAAGGGCTGCTGCCCTGGGACGTGAATCCGGCAACAAGTGTACAACAAGAAGCCTATTCAAGCGATACGCTCAGCGATAATCATAGCCTGTATGAAGACAAAAGCCGTACAGGTATTACCGATATCTATATTACGATCATGCACCAGAATCTGGATCGTAACCATCCGCTCAGCTGGGAACAGCTCAGTGAGGTCTCCCAGCCGGACGATGAAAATAACCGCTCGCTGGATGCCATTTTCCAGGAAGGCAATGCGCAGGGACCGGTACACGGCATGTTCGGCTACTCGGATTATCAGTCCAACAGCTCCATCTCCCTGCGAGGCAGCGATTCTCTGCGTTCCGCGCAAAAGTCGTACAAGATTAAGCTGAATGGACAGGCTGGCGCGTGGCGCGATCAATCGACCATTAATCTGATCAAGTCGGTCAATGATCTGACCCGTTTTCGCAATCGGCTCAGCTTTGACTATATGACCCGGCTGCCGGATATGGTCAGTATGCAGACTTCCTTTGTACGGCTGCATGTCAAAGATCTGACCCAGGAAAAGGATTTTAGTACCGACTTTGTCGATTACGGATTGTATACGCAGATTGAACAGCCCAACAAAAAGTTCCTGCGTACACACGGACTCGACTCCAGCGGCGGATTATACAAAGCCAAAAACTTCAAGTTTGACCGTCATGCCGAAGCACTCAAGCTGGAAGATGATCCTTCCTTTGACAAGGATCAATTCCAGGACATTCTTCAGGTCAAAGGCAGCAAGGATCACCAGAAACTGCTGCAGATGCTGGATGATATGAATGCCAGCAGTCCAGATCAGTTTGACAGTGTATTTGACCGCTATTTTGACCAGAATAACTTCCTGAGCTGGATGGCTGTCAATATCCTGATGGATAACGACTCCACCTCGTCGGAGAATTACCTGCTCTACTCGCCGACCGAATCCCGCAAATGGTTCTTTATTCCATGGGATTACGACAGTGCCTGGGGCAAAGGACAGCTGTCCGGTACAGCGATCAACCAACGTGCACCGTGGCAACATGGTATCGCTAGCTACTGGGACAACCAGCTGGTACGGCGTTATTTCCAGAACCCGGATCATGTGCGGCTGTTGACCGCCAAAATCGACGAGTTCCGCAAAATCATTACCCCGGCGCAGACTGCCCAGATGATCGCCGGCTACCGTCAGATCGCGGATCCAGCCGTGCTGCAGTCCAGTGATCCCGGCTATCTGCCCGGTAGTATCAGCGATCGTGAGCAGGAACTGAAGCAGCTGCCTGCCTGGAGTGAAAGCAGCAATACCCTGTACCGCGAGAGTCTGGAGCGCCCAATGCCTTTCCGGCTGCTGGAGCCGCAAGTGCAGCAAGATCAGCTGACCTTCAACTGGGAGCCTTCGTATGATCTGCAGGGCGAGGCGCTCAGCTATCATATTCTCGTCTCCCGTACACCGGATATGACGGCTCCGCTGCTGGATCAGCAGGTCGGCAGCGAGACGACAGCCAGTATGGAAAATCTGTCGTCCGGCCAATACTTCTGGACGGTTACTGTAGAGAATACATCCGGTCACACCATGACACCTTATGATCAATACACCGATATCGACAACATTGCGCATTTTGGCGTCAAATCCTTGTATATTCCCTGA
- a CDS encoding polyphosphate polymerase domain-containing protein, protein MKFANKRLRHELKYYIAPNEYEALRRRVATVMRLDRNSIGNEGYHIRSLYFDNINETALFDKNNGAFQRKKYRIRIYNRSDAVIKLERKSKFNEFTAKESASLTREQFDSLMVGESQFLLESGDLLMREFYYDLLHGQLKPSVVVDYIREAYIYPVSDVRITFDKQLQAGVQSFDIFDPDLVTLESIDGPRQILEVKYNQFLPDFIKHLIQLSSHNRSTISKYVLCKEKQKVFTG, encoded by the coding sequence ATGAAGTTCGCCAATAAACGGCTGCGGCATGAGCTGAAATACTATATTGCTCCCAACGAATACGAAGCACTGCGCCGCCGGGTCGCTACCGTGATGCGGCTGGATCGCAACTCCATCGGCAATGAAGGCTACCATATCCGCAGCCTGTATTTCGACAATATCAACGAAACAGCTTTATTCGATAAAAACAACGGCGCTTTCCAGCGCAAGAAATACCGCATCCGCATTTACAATCGCAGCGATGCTGTCATCAAACTGGAGCGCAAAAGCAAATTCAATGAGTTCACAGCCAAAGAATCCGCTTCGCTGACCCGGGAACAGTTCGATTCGCTAATGGTGGGGGAATCGCAGTTCCTGCTGGAGTCCGGGGATTTGCTGATGCGTGAATTCTACTATGATCTGCTGCATGGACAGCTCAAGCCTTCTGTCGTAGTCGATTATATCCGGGAAGCGTATATTTATCCGGTCAGCGATGTACGGATAACGTTCGACAAGCAGCTGCAGGCAGGTGTGCAGTCTTTTGACATCTTCGATCCGGATCTGGTGACACTGGAGTCGATCGATGGTCCGCGCCAGATTCTCGAAGTGAAATACAATCAGTTCCTGCCTGATTTTATCAAGCATCTGATTCAGCTGTCTTCACATAACCGCTCGACCATTTCCAAATATGTACTATGTAAAGAAAAACAAAAAGTGTTTACGGGCTGA
- a CDS encoding DUF4956 domain-containing protein → MNETTNFSDVIKKSFLQLDSFNQVSFIEMFWSLLIAFAIGMLIYWVYRKCYRGVVYSHNYNVSFVLMTIITSLIIMTISSNIVLSLGMVGALSIVRFRTAVKDPMDIMFMFWAISAGIATGATLYAFAIVGSIVITLVIFFMSRRQNGEAPYLLVIHYDESAAEPVKIALRKLKYVLKSKTVRKNITEMTVEIRLADPDNTQFINELSNVSGVSDVVLVSYNGDYAQ, encoded by the coding sequence ATGAACGAAACGACCAATTTTAGTGATGTTATCAAAAAGAGCTTCCTGCAGTTGGATTCATTCAACCAGGTTTCTTTTATCGAAATGTTCTGGAGCCTGCTGATCGCGTTTGCGATCGGAATGCTCATCTACTGGGTATACCGCAAATGTTACCGCGGTGTGGTCTACAGTCATAACTACAATGTATCTTTTGTACTGATGACGATTATTACCTCGCTAATCATCATGACGATCAGCAGCAATATCGTGCTGTCCCTGGGGATGGTCGGCGCGCTCAGTATCGTTCGTTTCCGGACAGCGGTCAAGGACCCGATGGACATTATGTTCATGTTCTGGGCGATTTCCGCCGGGATTGCTACCGGTGCGACGCTGTATGCTTTTGCCATCGTCGGTTCGATCGTAATTACGCTGGTCATCTTCTTCATGTCCCGCCGCCAGAACGGCGAGGCTCCGTATCTGCTCGTGATTCACTATGACGAATCCGCTGCCGAGCCGGTCAAGATTGCCCTGCGCAAGCTCAAGTATGTACTGAAATCCAAAACCGTTCGCAAAAACATTACCGAGATGACCGTCGAGATTCGTCTGGCCGATCCGGATAATACACAGTTTATTAATGAGCTGTCCAATGTAAGCGGTGTGTCGGATGTAGTGCTGGTGAGTTATAACGGGGATTACGCGCAGTAA
- a CDS encoding amidohydrolase family protein: MKPNTKKTKQAWIISILLGTTMLFSFNAWSSASPSAASTTDPAVSGTEAADKQPEQQSPVSNIIDTQIHMGPGRIEETLAAMDAMGIQSVLIDEFWLPGTDYKPHHKLANGSIRPVNPTAELAAQLYPERFGWVLRVERNDPEYASIIRMVDDAPAGKGIRIIPGMTLQETEAFAQGKYDPILAATEKAGLPLFLYLPDHPELIAKAAQKFPNLRIIVDHIGLYSNAMRTMFGGAVPARSSEEQLALFDQVLALSKFPNIALKWSHASEMFETPVYPGQALQPMLRKAISSFGADRMMWASDYSVNQRGENWSEILYGTKGNTNLSDQEREAIMGGTARKWLDWPAS; the protein is encoded by the coding sequence ATGAAGCCAAATACAAAAAAAACAAAGCAAGCATGGATTATATCTATTCTGCTGGGAACGACAATGCTCTTCTCATTCAATGCTTGGAGCAGTGCATCTCCTTCTGCTGCCAGCACAACAGATCCGGCAGTGTCCGGCACTGAAGCCGCTGACAAGCAGCCGGAACAACAATCGCCAGTCTCCAATATTATCGATACGCAGATCCATATGGGACCCGGCAGAATTGAAGAAACACTGGCTGCTATGGATGCTATGGGCATTCAGTCGGTATTAATTGATGAATTCTGGCTGCCTGGTACCGATTACAAGCCTCATCATAAGTTGGCCAACGGAAGTATCCGTCCGGTGAATCCGACGGCAGAACTAGCTGCACAACTTTATCCCGAGCGATTTGGCTGGGTGCTTCGTGTAGAGCGAAATGATCCAGAATATGCATCCATTATCCGTATGGTCGATGATGCGCCTGCCGGAAAAGGCATCCGGATCATCCCGGGTATGACTCTTCAGGAAACAGAAGCTTTTGCCCAGGGCAAATATGATCCGATTCTGGCGGCTACAGAGAAAGCGGGACTTCCCTTGTTCCTGTATCTGCCAGATCATCCTGAACTCATTGCCAAAGCGGCTCAGAAATTCCCTAACCTGCGCATTATCGTGGACCATATCGGACTCTACAGCAATGCCATGCGAACCATGTTCGGCGGCGCGGTTCCGGCTCGTTCCTCCGAGGAACAGCTGGCTCTATTCGATCAGGTACTCGCTTTATCCAAGTTCCCCAATATTGCACTGAAATGGTCCCATGCCTCGGAGATGTTCGAGACACCGGTCTATCCGGGTCAGGCACTGCAGCCGATGCTGCGTAAAGCCATCTCCAGCTTCGGAGCAGATCGGATGATGTGGGCCAGTGACTATTCTGTGAATCAACGTGGAGAAAATTGGTCAGAGATTCTGTACGGTACCAAAGGCAATACCAATCTATCCGACCAGGAACGCGAAGCCATTATGGGCGGAACCGCACGTAAATGGCTGGATTGGCCAGCTTCATAA
- a CDS encoding response regulator transcription factor yields MFKILVVEDDRELNHAVRSYLSQNGFEAIGCLNANDAYDAMYNTLFDLIISDIMMPDVDGLEFARTVREVNQEIPILFMTARDDFASKQEGFRAGIDDYMVKPIDLDELILRIGALLRRARIASSKKLSIGSLTLDAEEYTAYINEEEVPVTVREFNLLYKLLSYPKKTFTRSQLMDEFWNTETSSSPRTVDVYMTKLREKFADCEDFEIITVYGLGYKAVVK; encoded by the coding sequence ATGTTTAAAATACTGGTGGTCGAAGATGATCGCGAACTCAATCATGCAGTGCGTTCCTATTTAAGTCAAAATGGTTTTGAAGCAATAGGATGCCTGAATGCCAATGATGCTTATGATGCCATGTATAATACGCTATTTGATCTGATCATTTCCGATATTATGATGCCTGACGTGGATGGCCTGGAATTTGCTAGAACCGTACGGGAAGTCAATCAGGAAATACCTATTCTATTTATGACCGCACGGGACGATTTTGCATCCAAACAGGAAGGATTCCGCGCTGGCATTGATGATTATATGGTCAAGCCGATCGATTTGGATGAACTGATTCTGCGAATTGGTGCTCTGCTGCGCCGCGCCCGGATTGCTTCGTCCAAAAAACTGAGTATTGGCAGTCTTACACTGGATGCCGAGGAATATACCGCCTATATCAATGAAGAAGAAGTCCCTGTCACGGTGCGGGAGTTTAACCTTCTCTATAAATTGTTATCCTATCCCAAAAAGACCTTCACCCGCTCTCAGCTCATGGATGAGTTCTGGAATACAGAGACTTCTTCCAGTCCGCGCACTGTCGATGTATATATGACCAAGCTGAGAGAGAAGTTTGCGGACTGTGAGGATTTTGAGATTATAACCGTATACGGTCTTGGCTACAAGGCGGTGGTTAAATGA
- a CDS encoding HAMP domain-containing sensor histidine kinase: MKSKEENYQINHSLFSIMGYVRYFLMITFVVSASILLFFGGSNIPPEFIRTSLPITFANLFLLTLLCCLVNGMRRKFVWERPIRRILEATYQVTQGDFHTRIQPVNRWNGENELDVIINNFNKMAEELSSIEMLRTDFIANVSHELKTPLAVIQNYSTMLQNPALSVEKRIEYAHTITDASRRLSDLITNILKLNKLENQQIFPEAKTYNLGEQLCECMLGFENVWEEKALEIDIAIEEDIQVKADAELMSLIWNNLFSNALKFSNPHGKVTIRLTTENDLAVVQVTDTGCGMLPEVQKHIFEKFYQDDSSRATRGNGLGLALVKRVVDITGCNIAVKSSPGEGSTFIVKMRRDGRR, translated from the coding sequence ATGAAGAGCAAGGAAGAGAATTACCAGATCAATCACAGTCTGTTCTCCATCATGGGCTATGTACGTTATTTTTTGATGATTACTTTTGTAGTAAGTGCCAGCATCCTGCTATTTTTTGGCGGTTCCAATATTCCGCCTGAATTTATTCGAACTAGTCTTCCGATTACGTTTGCCAATCTGTTTCTTCTGACGTTGCTCTGCTGTCTGGTCAATGGAATGCGCCGCAAATTCGTATGGGAACGCCCGATTCGGCGAATTCTGGAAGCGACTTATCAGGTAACCCAGGGAGATTTCCACACCCGGATTCAGCCTGTAAATCGTTGGAATGGTGAAAATGAACTGGACGTGATCATTAACAACTTCAACAAAATGGCCGAGGAACTGTCCAGTATTGAAATGCTGCGTACCGACTTTATCGCCAATGTCTCTCATGAACTGAAAACTCCTTTGGCGGTAATCCAGAACTACTCTACTATGCTGCAGAATCCGGCATTATCAGTTGAAAAACGAATTGAATATGCCCATACGATTACCGATGCCTCGCGCAGGCTGTCCGACTTGATTACCAATATTCTGAAGCTGAACAAGCTGGAGAATCAGCAGATTTTTCCGGAAGCAAAGACTTATAATCTTGGCGAACAGCTCTGTGAATGTATGCTAGGATTTGAGAATGTATGGGAAGAGAAAGCACTGGAGATTGATATTGCCATTGAAGAGGATATACAAGTCAAAGCTGATGCCGAGCTAATGAGCCTGATCTGGAATAATCTGTTCTCCAATGCACTAAAATTCAGTAATCCTCATGGCAAAGTAACCATCCGTCTGACTACGGAGAATGATCTGGCTGTGGTGCAGGTTACGGATACAGGCTGCGGAATGCTGCCGGAAGTACAAAAGCATATTTTCGAGAAATTCTATCAGGATGATTCCTCACGTGCCACGCGTGGCAATGGCCTTGGTCTTGCCCTTGTAAAGCGAGTTGTCGATATTACAGGCTGTAACATTGCGGTGAAGAGTTCACCTGGAGAAGGCAGTACTTTTATCGTGAAGATGAGACGGGATGGAAGAAGATAA
- a CDS encoding histidine kinase N-terminal 7TM domain-containing protein produces the protein MEQVKMEQELLTYILIIIGGGALSLCLCVYALFRFRQAPGGKYYIITTFLASVFNFAYLFELTSPGLQETWFWLRVEYIPLPFIPAFTLLMCCDYVGQRLPRWVYYVLFLIPLATIVMQHTNEWHHLYYRAISLSTDTPFPVTRLVHGLYFYVHFFYLYGCLAISVLILLWQMRRVRWRFRMQILTMVAGLVAPVVASFFYVGGKSPYGIDLGPFFISVSFVFHSIALLRYQMFDVAPIARDIVFESMEDGVVVLNENGVLVDYNNAMVDLLEGLNAQAIGMPMMSLLDSYPVLREKILLGQECDYECERRAVKTYFRIRFAPVRDKKGTPVGRIVIFANITEQAQLEEQLKYLANTDGLTSLLNKTALMQRSEQAIQGLSSEEGGPVAVIMFDIDQFKQVNDTFGHEAGDIALMHLAATAREILDDQDIAGRYGGDEFVICMPGASVTEAYELAERIRSRIAGSELLVDGETMRISSSFGVASVQVTPGDRETSVQMLIRQADHALYAAKRMGRNCVQVYG, from the coding sequence ATGGAGCAGGTGAAGATGGAACAAGAGCTGTTAACGTATATCCTGATCATTATTGGCGGAGGCGCACTCAGTCTCTGTCTGTGCGTATATGCCCTGTTCAGGTTCAGACAGGCACCCGGCGGCAAGTACTATATCATTACAACCTTTTTGGCTTCGGTATTTAATTTTGCTTATTTATTTGAATTGACCAGTCCCGGACTGCAGGAGACATGGTTCTGGCTGCGGGTCGAGTATATTCCGCTGCCTTTTATTCCTGCCTTTACGCTGCTGATGTGCTGCGATTATGTCGGACAGCGGTTACCACGGTGGGTCTACTATGTATTATTCCTGATTCCACTGGCGACGATTGTCATGCAGCATACCAATGAATGGCATCATTTGTATTATCGGGCGATCAGCCTGAGCACCGATACGCCGTTTCCGGTAACCCGGCTGGTGCATGGGCTTTATTTTTATGTGCACTTCTTTTACCTGTATGGCTGTCTTGCGATCAGTGTACTGATTCTGCTGTGGCAGATGCGCAGGGTCAGATGGCGGTTCCGGATGCAGATTCTGACGATGGTCGCAGGATTGGTCGCTCCGGTCGTCGCGAGCTTTTTTTATGTGGGCGGCAAAAGTCCGTACGGGATCGATCTGGGCCCCTTTTTTATCAGCGTTTCGTTTGTATTTCACAGTATTGCCTTGCTGAGGTACCAGATGTTCGATGTGGCACCGATCGCGCGCGATATTGTGTTTGAGAGTATGGAGGATGGCGTCGTTGTACTCAATGAAAATGGCGTGCTGGTAGACTACAACAACGCGATGGTTGATCTGCTGGAAGGGCTGAATGCCCAGGCGATTGGTATGCCGATGATGAGTCTGCTGGACAGCTACCCGGTACTGCGTGAGAAGATACTGCTCGGACAGGAATGTGATTATGAGTGCGAGCGCAGAGCCGTGAAGACGTACTTCCGTATCCGCTTTGCACCGGTACGGGACAAAAAAGGAACGCCAGTCGGACGAATTGTGATTTTCGCTAATATTACCGAGCAGGCTCAGCTGGAGGAGCAGTTAAAGTATCTCGCCAACACCGATGGACTGACTAGCCTGCTCAACAAGACGGCGCTGATGCAGCGCTCCGAACAGGCGATTCAGGGACTGTCTAGCGAAGAGGGCGGACCGGTAGCGGTCATTATGTTCGATATTGACCAGTTCAAGCAGGTGAATGATACGTTCGGACATGAAGCGGGTGATATCGCATTGATGCATCTGGCGGCTACCGCACGCGAGATTCTCGATGACCAGGATATTGCCGGCAGATATGGCGGCGATGAATTCGTGATTTGTATGCCCGGCGCGTCGGTCACGGAAGCCTACGAGCTGGCTGAGCGGATTCGCAGCCGCATCGCCGGTAGCGAGCTGCTGGTCGATGGCGAGACGATGCGCATCAGTTCCAGCTTTGGCGTGGCGAGTGTACAGGTGACACCTGGTGACCGGGAGACGTCGGTACAGATGCTGATCCGCCAGGCTGATCATGCATTGTATGCCGCCAAGCGAATGGGACGGAATTGTGTGCAGGTGTATGGATAG
- a CDS encoding TetR family transcriptional regulator: MASDLPLTKENILDAAEQVLRRYGPDKTSVVDVARVLKVSHGTIYRHYPSKAALREAVTERWLHTLSDPLEAIARQTGGSELQRLRHWYDTLIQSKRRYAVEDAEMFAMYAAVSAKPIPIITEHIRAMNEQIASIIRRGMDSGEMAAGDPVTTARALFNATSYFHHPAHAAEWENGEIDRCFDEVWTLLCRGLQASS, from the coding sequence ATGGCATCAGATCTTCCATTAACCAAAGAAAATATTCTCGATGCGGCGGAGCAGGTACTTCGCCGCTATGGCCCGGACAAAACCTCGGTCGTCGATGTGGCACGGGTGCTCAAAGTCAGCCACGGCACCATTTACCGGCATTACCCGAGCAAGGCGGCACTGCGTGAAGCCGTGACCGAGCGCTGGCTGCATACCCTCTCCGATCCACTAGAGGCAATCGCCAGGCAGACTGGCGGGAGCGAGCTGCAGCGGCTGCGTCACTGGTATGATACGCTGATCCAAAGCAAGCGCAGATATGCGGTAGAAGATGCCGAGATGTTCGCGATGTATGCAGCGGTATCCGCGAAGCCGATCCCGATTATTACAGAACATATTCGGGCAATGAACGAGCAGATCGCTAGCATTATCCGCCGGGGCATGGACAGCGGCGAGATGGCAGCAGGCGATCCGGTTACTACGGCGCGTGCGCTGTTTAATGCCACATCTTATTTTCACCATCCGGCTCATGCGGCTGAATGGGAGAATGGGGAGATTGACCGGTGTTTCGATGAAGTCTGGACACTGCTCTGCCGGGGGCTTCAGGCTTCGTCATAA
- a CDS encoding NAD(P)H-dependent oxidoreductase, whose product MSTLLIYTHPNHQSLNYAMMQQAIRGIRDHHPDEEIQIIDLYADEFNPALVFNEHKRRRDMHIDPELNTYREQILWADRIVFVYPIWWGRPPAMLLGFIDRMMASGFAYAYRKKGDLIPEGLLKGKSVVCISTMLGPAGYLQLWLNNAHRVLMRRALFNYIGIRKVKFFEFGSMENPKGKHEQKLNKIYHYFRTAY is encoded by the coding sequence ATGAGTACACTATTGATTTACACCCATCCTAATCACCAGAGTCTGAATTATGCCATGATGCAGCAGGCTATTCGAGGTATCCGGGATCATCATCCCGACGAAGAGATTCAGATTATTGATCTGTATGCAGATGAATTCAACCCGGCCCTGGTATTCAATGAACACAAGCGGCGCCGGGATATGCATATCGATCCCGAGCTGAATACCTACCGGGAACAGATCCTGTGGGCGGATCGTATCGTATTCGTCTACCCGATCTGGTGGGGACGGCCGCCGGCGATGCTGCTGGGATTTATCGACCGCATGATGGCGTCGGGATTTGCCTATGCCTATCGCAAAAAAGGAGATTTAATACCGGAAGGTCTGCTGAAAGGCAAGTCGGTGGTGTGCATCTCTACCATGCTCGGACCGGCAGGCTATTTGCAGCTGTGGCTGAACAATGCACACCGGGTACTGATGCGGCGGGCTTTATTTAATTACATCGGCATTCGGAAGGTGAAATTTTTTGAATTTGGCAGCATGGAGAATCCCAAAGGCAAGCATGAACAGAAGCTGAACAAGATTTATCATTATTTCCGGACAGCCTATTAA
- a CDS encoding MarR family winged helix-turn-helix transcriptional regulator encodes MNTNDLFQQFVAFIASVHQVSSEMTRDIPVGELTPAQYKIMEYLMVSQPVTLSEISECIHMSMPNTSRELRKLTDKGLCEKVTDPQDRRKQLIRLSDQGSTLMDEIFRTVKERFVQRTAALSGEEKVQVEQALTLLRQKILD; translated from the coding sequence ATGAATACCAATGATTTGTTCCAGCAGTTTGTCGCTTTTATTGCATCTGTACACCAGGTGAGCAGCGAGATGACCCGCGATATTCCTGTCGGTGAACTGACACCGGCCCAATATAAAATCATGGAGTACCTGATGGTCAGCCAGCCGGTAACGCTGAGCGAGATCAGCGAATGTATTCATATGTCCATGCCCAACACCAGCCGCGAACTGCGCAAGCTGACCGATAAAGGATTATGTGAAAAAGTTACTGATCCCCAGGATCGGCGCAAGCAGCTGATTCGCTTGTCCGATCAAGGTAGCACACTGATGGACGAGATTTTCCGAACGGTCAAAGAGCGCTTTGTCCAGCGAACAGCTGCATTATCGGGAGAAGAGAAGGTACAGGTTGAACAGGCGCTAACACTGCTTCGCCAGAAAATACTGGATTGA
- a CDS encoding phosphotransferase enzyme family protein, whose amino-acid sequence MNSNQPFLDLSHDDILPVLSQYSLGVIHSVNLPEQGNTSQARIVHCAAGMFVVRRLKNRSQAEMEVALSDIIAEYRVCPPIIRTIHGQPFTVHQNNYYNVQLYIEPLPVTPNSIDYEQIGAKTALFHTMTRSLNLSVQPDRFSLTAAIDLLNLNYHYQQMDKKDQQIICTLQSHIAQCLPYEHPPIQHSGYIHGDLGKWNLVFGKEETFLIDWGEVRRGDPHFDIAALVTSMLDLTQETRINQEHIRLFREGYQRYGQINNATLFEHIQLWTVRGITALLIQRGLHKAVLRTAERLLHTLPIYRKLLNI is encoded by the coding sequence ATGAACTCTAACCAACCCTTTCTCGATCTCAGTCATGATGATATACTGCCGGTTTTAAGCCAGTATTCATTAGGCGTTATTCATTCCGTCAATCTGCCTGAACAAGGTAATACTTCACAAGCACGGATCGTACACTGCGCTGCTGGCATGTTTGTGGTACGACGTCTGAAGAACCGCAGTCAAGCTGAAATGGAAGTAGCTCTATCTGACATCATAGCTGAGTACCGCGTATGTCCACCTATTATACGTACTATACACGGACAGCCTTTCACAGTTCATCAGAATAACTACTACAATGTGCAGCTATATATCGAACCGCTACCTGTGACACCCAATTCCATAGATTACGAACAAATTGGTGCAAAAACAGCTTTGTTCCATACGATGACACGCTCGCTTAATCTATCGGTTCAGCCCGATCGTTTTTCATTAACTGCTGCGATAGATTTGTTGAATCTTAATTATCATTATCAGCAAATGGATAAGAAGGATCAGCAGATTATTTGTACACTTCAGTCCCATATAGCCCAATGCCTTCCTTATGAACATCCACCGATTCAGCATAGCGGCTATATTCATGGGGATTTGGGAAAGTGGAATCTGGTCTTTGGCAAGGAAGAGACATTTCTGATCGATTGGGGAGAAGTGCGCCGGGGCGATCCTCACTTTGATATTGCCGCGCTGGTTACCTCTATGCTTGATCTTACACAAGAGACTCGAATTAATCAGGAGCATATCCGCTTGTTTAGAGAGGGTTATCAGCGATATGGACAGATCAATAATGCTACGCTATTCGAGCACATCCAACTATGGACCGTACGAGGAATTACAGCTTTATTAATACAGCGTGGTCTACATAAAGCTGTACTTCGTACTGCAGAGCGCTTGCTACATACCTTGCCTATTTACCGGAAGCTGTTAAATATATGA